Proteins encoded by one window of Lathyrus oleraceus cultivar Zhongwan6 chromosome 1, CAAS_Psat_ZW6_1.0, whole genome shotgun sequence:
- the LOC127107577 gene encoding uncharacterized protein LOC127107577: protein MASDQENSQDANAPDDTSEKEITRGITIMKSIIRDRDKAVTYNVNWNADNQLIGSNAAKLASYIVAFVAQRRDENFKKVSATNRERASNPTYAYKKGRLGYARLEEKILDETKSDATSLPPHVLWKEARVGKDGTVRDDVQHIYDECETLSQSISTAEDQENRSVLSRALNVPEYPGRVRGKGHGCTPTSLYKNPRRRNPSNQEVMETLQALQAQVLQLQKDNERYRCMEKCSSQLKETSEKASINCQNKFPEGISSCQLYLSSPTYRLVGKGKVHNTSGDLLHHRPLPDGHLKVSVDVVLDKDALLPIPDIVSETTLLRDAIGSFVAWPLDLIFIDDETPTKPASKDRGILRHNESVASQKEVFAQGSQQLSQKIGSRQKNKRDLPVTYLPKKGAFVPRYQISLETLVDSSDMATAGAIRLLDMEEDIFGYSCTETIGKEDLEHIFRHQELGVGVIHTYIRFLYDNFMRGNDQLSNRFRFVSSSLVNKALICREPDSCREYLVKRFMASSTNNLYLWPYNSGCHWLLLAIDPLKEVVYFLNSIDGEWTNYPDMKQLVDTSIKVFRSQRQARVPRTKSSNITWIKVVLYSATVSIADTL, encoded by the exons ATGGCTAGTGATCAAGAAAACTCACAAGATGCAAATGCTCCTGATGATACTTCAGAAAAAGAAATTACACGAGGCATCACTATTATGAAGAGTATCATTCGTGATAGAGATAAAGCAGTAACATATAATGTAAATTGGAATGCTGATAACCAACTAATTGGGTCTAATGCTGCAAAGTTGGCAAGCTACATTG TTGCTTTTGTAGCCCAAAGAAGAGACGAAAATTTCAAGAAAGTGAGTGCCACAAATCGCGAGAGAGCGTCAAATCCcacatatgcatacaaaaaagggcgtTTGGGATATGCACGCTTAGAGGAAAAAATT TTAGACGAGAcgaaaagtgacgcaacatcaCTTCCGCCACATGTTTTGTGGAAAGAAGCTCGTGTGGGAAAGGATGGAACTGTTAGGGATGACGTTCAACATATTTATGATGAATGT GAGACCCTATCTCAATCGATAAGCACAGCTGAGGACCAGGAGAACAGGAGCGTACTTAGTAGAGcactaaatgttcctgagtatcCCGGTCGGGTGAGGGGTAAAGGGCATGGTTGTACTCCAACTTCCTTGTATAAGAATCCAAGGAGAAGAAATCCTagcaatcaagaagtgatggAGACGTTGCAGGCATTACAAGCGCAAGTTCTTCAATTGCAAAAGGATAATGAGAGATATAGGTGTATGGAAAAGTGCAGTTCACAATTGAAAGAAACTAGTGAGAAAGCCAGTATCAATTGTCAAAAtaaatttcccgag ggcatttcatCTTGTCAGCTATACTTATCGTCACCGACTTATCGCctagttggcaagggaaaagtgcacaacacttcgggaGATTTACTTCACCATAGACCGCTCCCGGATGGACACCTTAAAGTATCGGTTGATGTTGTATTAGATAAGGATGCGTTGCTACCGATACCTGACATTGTTTCAGAGACAACATTGCTGCGAGATGCAATAGGATCATTTGTTGCATGGCCCTTGGATCTCATTTTCATTGATGATGAG ACGCCTACAAAACCCGCATCTAAGGATAGAGGGATTTTGCGGCACAACGAgtctgttgcatcacaaaaagaG GTATTTGCTCAAGGGTCACAACAACTGAGCCAGAAAATTGGTAGTCGACAGAAAAACAAAAGGGATCTTCCAGTGACTTATTTGCCAAAAAAAGGTGCTTTTGTGCCTCGATACCAGATATCTCTTGAAACACTTGTTGACTCATCAGATATGGCAACAGCTGGTGCTATTCGCTTACTGGATATGGAGGAAGATATCTTTGGTTATTCATGCACTGAAACAATCGGAAAAGAAGATCTGGAACATATTTTTCGGCATCAAGAATTAGGCGTCGGTGTTATACACACATACATCCG GTTCTTGTATGACAATTTCATGCGTGGGAATGATCAATTGTCAAACAGATTCCGTTTCGTGTCTTCCTCCCTGGTCAACAAAGCATTAATTTGTAGGGAACCGGATTCATGTAGAGAGTACTTAGTCAAGAGATTCATGGCCAGCAGTACAAACAACTTGTATCTTTGGCCGTATAATTCAGG GTGTCACTGGTTGTTGCTTGCTATTGATCCTTTAAAAGAAGTGGTATATTTTCTGAATTCGATAGATGGTGAATGGACAAATTATCCGGATATGAAGCAATTAGTTGATAC atCAATAAAAGTGTTCCGATCTCAAAGACAAGCTCGAGTACCACGTACTAAATCCAGCAACATTACGTGGATAAAAGT TGTCCTCTACAGCGCAACGGTATCGATTGCGGATACTTTGTAA